From Novosphingobium decolorationis, one genomic window encodes:
- a CDS encoding TonB-dependent receptor: MIGKLLQTCSLGSMAAAALFAPSVQAQERPAGASAGGDIVVTARRREESLQDIPVAINVVSQDTIARKGVRDMNSVAAMTPGLQFDTGASPADIRPSLRGIALIEGRSNVAMIVDGIDTTGVSLNTTVGGGGNQNATALMDIARIEVVKGPQTVYFGRSAFAGAISFVSKDPEFTPGGTFNFGLGAYGQQEATAHVTGPVIGDVVAAKLSATYSNFSGFYKNPGNGQGLDASRNYGVGGTVLIESGAFTGKIRGSYLNSNAGPGAGYVIQRPDTSLYGVNTITEETFDPDEVNMSSDHRYAGNNSETYRGVLDLEYDFGNGFVLNSLSGYNRTKGRLEFDFDKEPQNVPQGVDLGGGMVNCLSMVCVGIFDFDNDLQQISSDLRLSYDGGPIRAMVGGYVFDENYEEVDFSRFVGARPFITSTRENIDGRVNRLNTNTYSGFGSVEFDLSRALTVTGELRYNHEVISAAATTGVNLLFLTGANEIDFRGKTSFDAWLPRVSAAWKVSPDLNIYASAAKGSKPGGFNTGQVRDDLRPFGQESIWTYELGVKGSLLNGDLNFEADVYYSDWSDLQVTTVCYGSLSAQGPEPECPNSSAVTLNYIINADKAEVKGAELGVNATPFHWLTLSGSYAYTDSTFKDFAARDVFPSPAGVDRQFGGNRVPLVPRHSATGMVHIEAPLTGELDGFIEGTGNYRSSRFARFDNRVKLDQKFTADAQIGLKGGSWTALVYVNNIFNDLTPDFSRFWGSFNPSTSNGEYITAPARRTGGIRFIKNF; encoded by the coding sequence ATGATCGGCAAGCTTCTCCAGACCTGTTCGCTTGGCTCAATGGCCGCGGCCGCGCTGTTCGCGCCGTCCGTGCAGGCGCAGGAGCGCCCGGCAGGAGCCTCGGCGGGCGGTGACATCGTGGTGACTGCGCGCCGCCGCGAGGAATCGCTCCAGGACATTCCGGTCGCGATCAACGTCGTCTCGCAGGACACCATCGCGCGCAAGGGCGTGCGCGACATGAACAGCGTTGCGGCTATGACTCCCGGGCTCCAGTTCGACACCGGTGCCTCGCCCGCCGACATTCGCCCCAGCCTTCGCGGCATTGCCCTGATTGAAGGCCGCTCCAACGTCGCCATGATCGTCGACGGCATCGACACCACGGGTGTCTCGCTCAACACGACCGTGGGCGGCGGCGGCAACCAGAACGCGACCGCGCTCATGGACATCGCGCGCATCGAGGTGGTGAAGGGCCCGCAGACGGTCTACTTCGGGCGCAGCGCCTTTGCCGGTGCCATCAGCTTCGTGAGCAAGGACCCCGAGTTCACGCCGGGGGGCACCTTCAACTTCGGCCTCGGCGCCTATGGCCAGCAGGAAGCCACCGCGCACGTCACCGGCCCCGTCATCGGCGATGTCGTCGCGGCCAAGCTTTCGGCGACGTACAGCAACTTTTCCGGTTTCTACAAGAATCCGGGCAACGGGCAGGGGCTCGATGCCAGCCGCAACTATGGCGTGGGCGGTACCGTGCTGATCGAGAGCGGCGCCTTCACCGGCAAGATCCGGGGCAGCTATCTCAACAGCAACGCCGGACCCGGCGCGGGCTACGTGATCCAGCGCCCGGATACCTCGCTTTATGGCGTGAACACGATCACCGAGGAGACCTTCGACCCCGACGAGGTCAACATGTCCTCGGACCACCGCTACGCCGGCAACAACTCCGAAACCTACCGCGGTGTCCTCGACCTGGAGTATGACTTCGGCAACGGCTTCGTGCTCAACTCGCTTTCGGGCTACAACCGCACCAAGGGACGGCTGGAGTTCGACTTCGACAAGGAGCCGCAGAATGTGCCGCAGGGCGTCGACCTGGGCGGCGGCATGGTCAATTGCCTCTCGATGGTCTGCGTGGGCATCTTCGACTTCGACAACGACCTGCAGCAGATCAGCTCGGACCTGCGCCTGAGCTACGATGGCGGGCCGATCCGCGCGATGGTGGGCGGCTATGTCTTCGACGAGAACTACGAGGAGGTCGACTTTTCGCGCTTCGTGGGCGCCCGGCCGTTCATCACCAGCACGCGCGAGAACATCGATGGCCGCGTCAACCGGCTGAACACCAACACCTATTCCGGTTTCGGCTCGGTCGAGTTCGACCTGTCCCGCGCGCTGACGGTGACGGGCGAACTGCGCTACAACCACGAGGTCATCTCGGCCGCGGCGACGACCGGGGTCAACCTCTTGTTCCTGACCGGCGCGAACGAGATCGACTTTCGCGGCAAGACCAGCTTCGATGCCTGGCTGCCGCGTGTGAGCGCAGCCTGGAAGGTCTCGCCCGACCTCAACATCTACGCGAGCGCGGCCAAGGGTTCCAAGCCGGGCGGCTTCAACACCGGACAGGTGCGCGATGACCTGCGCCCCTTCGGGCAGGAATCGATCTGGACGTACGAGCTGGGCGTGAAGGGCAGCCTCCTCAATGGCGATCTCAACTTCGAGGCCGACGTCTACTATTCGGACTGGTCGGACCTGCAGGTGACGACCGTGTGCTATGGCTCGCTCAGCGCGCAGGGGCCCGAGCCGGAATGCCCCAATTCCTCGGCGGTGACGCTCAACTACATCATCAATGCGGACAAGGCCGAGGTGAAGGGCGCCGAACTGGGCGTGAACGCGACCCCGTTCCACTGGCTGACACTGAGTGGCAGCTACGCCTACACCGATTCCACGTTCAAGGACTTCGCCGCGCGCGACGTCTTCCCCTCGCCCGCCGGGGTGGACCGCCAGTTCGGGGGCAACCGCGTCCCCCTCGTGCCGCGCCATTCGGCAACGGGCATGGTCCATATCGAGGCGCCGCTTACGGGCGAACTCGACGGTTTCATCGAGGGTACGGGGAACTACCGCAGTTCGCGCTTTGCGCGCTTCGACAACCGCGTGAAGCTGGACCAGAAGTTCACCGCCGATGCGCAGATCGGCCTCAAGGGCGGCAGCTGGACCGCGCTTGTCTACGTGAACAACATCTTCAACGATCTGACGCCCGACTTCAGCCGCTTCTGGGGCTCGTTCAACCCGTCCACCTCGAACGGCGAATACATCACCGCGCCCGCGCGCCGTACCGGGGGCATCCGCTTCATCAAGAACTTCTGA
- a CDS encoding cupin domain-containing protein has product MRPRVVDLRVDELDWEPLGPPGLYSRLLSRDEETGARTALQRMVPADGYTAPDTAHYHHTYEELLGVSGRFSFDGRNWVEAGAYLFHPPRTVHGFASTVPEESTFLSRVGRQLDFNFVPEPAQDDLYLAEGSLPPRAPVALEKDAALDGFAPSRFLGADVEARVLSVDPETGEGSAFVRLPAGWQSMTAALPHYLEIFAISGAIGVDGGAAAPGRAYFFYPAQDRINTLEAAEPTLAYVNFGGPVGL; this is encoded by the coding sequence ATGAGGCCACGCGTAGTCGATCTTAGGGTGGACGAACTGGACTGGGAGCCACTCGGCCCGCCCGGACTCTATTCCCGCCTGCTCAGCCGCGATGAAGAAACGGGCGCGCGCACCGCGCTCCAGCGCATGGTGCCCGCCGACGGCTACACCGCGCCCGACACCGCCCACTACCACCACACCTACGAGGAGCTGCTGGGCGTCTCGGGCCGCTTCAGCTTCGATGGCCGCAACTGGGTCGAGGCGGGCGCCTACCTGTTCCACCCGCCGCGCACCGTACATGGCTTTGCCAGCACCGTGCCCGAGGAATCGACCTTCCTCTCGCGCGTCGGGCGCCAGCTCGACTTCAACTTCGTCCCCGAACCCGCGCAGGACGACCTCTACCTTGCCGAAGGTTCCCTGCCTCCGCGCGCGCCCGTCGCGCTGGAGAAGGACGCCGCGCTGGACGGGTTTGCGCCCAGCCGCTTTCTCGGCGCGGATGTCGAGGCGCGCGTTCTCAGCGTCGATCCCGAGACCGGCGAAGGCAGCGCCTTCGTGCGCCTTCCAGCAGGCTGGCAATCGATGACCGCTGCCCTGCCCCACTACCTGGAGATCTTCGCGATCTCAGGCGCCATCGGCGTTGACGGCGGAGCGGCTGCGCCCGGCCGCGCCTATTTCTTCTACCCGGCCCAAGATCGCATCAACACGCTGGAGGCCGCAGAACCGACGCTGGCCTACGTCAATTTCGGCGGACCGGTGGGCCTGTGA
- a CDS encoding cysteine hydrolase family protein, which produces MSKYLILIDFINDLTSHDPMAGELARRNVVANAASVLEKARKAGVAVGHVRVAFSAPDLPEAPERSPLFANFKGSGALQLGTPGVDFVPALTPAEGEAIILKHQISPFWKTILDEELEKHGVTELYVTGLSTTLAVSSTVREAHDRGLSVKVIADACSAGSLEAHEAELQAFGGLCEITEAAKVSFAD; this is translated from the coding sequence GTGAGCAAATATCTGATTCTGATCGACTTCATCAACGACCTGACCAGCCATGACCCGATGGCCGGCGAGCTGGCCCGTCGCAACGTGGTGGCCAATGCGGCCAGCGTTCTGGAGAAGGCGCGCAAGGCCGGTGTCGCGGTCGGGCACGTCAGGGTCGCGTTCAGCGCCCCCGACCTGCCCGAGGCGCCCGAGCGTTCGCCGCTCTTCGCCAATTTCAAGGGTTCGGGCGCGCTGCAGCTGGGGACGCCGGGTGTCGATTTCGTGCCCGCGCTGACCCCGGCCGAGGGCGAAGCCATCATCCTCAAGCACCAGATCAGCCCGTTCTGGAAGACGATCCTTGATGAGGAACTCGAAAAGCACGGCGTGACCGAGCTCTACGTGACCGGCCTGTCGACCACGCTGGCGGTCAGCTCGACCGTGCGCGAAGCCCATGATCGCGGCCTTTCGGTCAAGGTCATTGCGGACGCCTGCTCGGCGGGGTCGCTCGAGGCGCACGAAGCCGAACTCCAGGCCTTCGGCGGTCTTTGCGAGATCACCGAGGCCGCCAAGGTCAGCTTCGCGGACTGA
- a CDS encoding isocitrate lyase/PEP mutase family protein — translation MQDTRLYDMVKSGQFVTAPGIQDMITAVIARKVGFDAVYGSGYWLTASGLGLPDAGIASVTQMVDRMEKLVESAKTPVIADADTGFGGLLNVHHTVLAYEKAGVAAMQIEDQEFPKKCGHTPFKRVIPVADMVEKIKVACDARKDEKFLIIARTDVMQSGGYNAVEDRMGAFAEAGADILFPEALTNTDDMRRICQTIDTPMLANMADGGLTPIRPVSELEELGFKLAIFPAMTSLVAARAVEVSLQRLKETGTSLEGPELFDFKEFCELIGFDKVWEFERKWAKD, via the coding sequence ATGCAGGACACCCGCCTCTACGACATGGTCAAGTCCGGCCAGTTCGTCACGGCCCCCGGCATTCAGGACATGATCACCGCGGTCATCGCGCGCAAGGTCGGCTTCGATGCCGTCTACGGCAGCGGCTACTGGCTGACCGCCAGCGGCCTGGGCCTGCCCGATGCGGGCATTGCCTCGGTCACGCAGATGGTCGACCGCATGGAAAAGCTGGTCGAGAGCGCCAAGACCCCGGTCATTGCGGACGCCGACACCGGCTTTGGCGGCCTGCTCAACGTGCACCACACCGTCCTTGCCTATGAGAAGGCGGGCGTGGCCGCGATGCAGATCGAGGACCAGGAATTCCCCAAGAAGTGCGGCCATACGCCCTTCAAGCGCGTGATCCCGGTCGCGGACATGGTCGAGAAGATCAAGGTCGCCTGCGACGCGCGCAAGGACGAAAAGTTCCTCATCATCGCCCGCACCGACGTGATGCAGAGCGGTGGCTACAACGCCGTGGAAGACCGCATGGGCGCCTTTGCCGAAGCGGGCGCCGACATCCTCTTCCCCGAGGCGCTGACCAACACCGACGACATGCGCCGTATCTGCCAGACCATCGACACGCCGATGCTCGCCAACATGGCCGATGGCGGCCTGACCCCGATCCGTCCGGTCAGCGAACTGGAGGAGCTTGGCTTCAAGCTGGCTATCTTCCCGGCCATGACCTCGCTGGTCGCCGCGCGCGCGGTCGAGGTTTCGCTGCAGCGCCTCAAGGAAACCGGCACCAGCCTCGAGGGCCCCGAACTCTTCGACTTCAAGGAGTTCTGCGAACTGATCGGCTTCGACAAGGTCTGGGAGTTCGAACGCAAGTGGGCAAAGGACTGA
- a CDS encoding MFS transporter, producing MTQKTVPVSRVAPNGGTHAPEVQPAAMPDAGAWALIAGLLMVMTVCHGIITSGLPALDSAILADLGISRGALKLRETIFLLSAGVSGLGIGFLTARVPPSRIVLAGLVLLAITLTAYGHARSIGQIYALYGLLGLSFASSHVVIVVLMVRARFSGLRTLATSIALSGTSIGAAIFPSLAVFALEQADWRSVLRVAAIIPLALLPVAAVLVRSAKPNRREGAPEPAVPSGPLLGAFAQVPRHRLALALLLAATFGTFFASTAFLLNLFLYLQDIGLGARMAALGMTLVFLTGLFGKVLVGAAAERWGTNRVWNSQQMLLLAGALLLSLGGPMIAFAGLVLLGAGWAGCYVLTQVVIANSFAGPRLGQMTGAFIVFESIASGSGVFVAGRLFDLFGSYRPGFLICAALIAGAALAAFLFRRLVEGGHAVAHREEPVGDPG from the coding sequence ATGACCCAGAAGACCGTCCCTGTTTCGCGTGTTGCCCCCAATGGCGGCACGCACGCGCCCGAAGTGCAGCCTGCCGCCATGCCCGATGCCGGGGCCTGGGCCCTTATCGCGGGGCTGCTCATGGTGATGACCGTGTGCCATGGCATCATCACCTCGGGCCTGCCCGCGCTCGACAGCGCGATCCTGGCGGACCTGGGGATCAGCCGCGGCGCGCTCAAGTTGCGCGAGACGATCTTCCTGCTCTCGGCCGGGGTGTCGGGGCTGGGGATCGGCTTTCTGACCGCGCGTGTGCCCCCCTCGCGGATCGTGCTGGCGGGCCTCGTGCTCCTGGCGATTACGCTCACCGCCTATGGCCATGCGCGCAGCATCGGGCAGATATATGCGCTCTATGGGCTGCTGGGGCTGTCCTTTGCCTCCTCGCACGTGGTGATCGTGGTGCTGATGGTGCGCGCGCGGTTCTCCGGCCTGCGCACGCTCGCGACCTCGATTGCACTTTCGGGCACGAGCATCGGCGCGGCGATCTTTCCCTCGCTCGCGGTCTTCGCGCTGGAGCAGGCGGACTGGCGCAGTGTCCTGCGCGTGGCGGCCATCATCCCGCTTGCGCTGCTGCCGGTGGCCGCGGTGCTGGTGCGCTCTGCGAAACCGAACAGGCGGGAGGGGGCGCCGGAACCGGCGGTGCCGTCCGGGCCTCTACTCGGCGCGTTCGCGCAGGTGCCGCGCCATCGCCTGGCGCTCGCGCTGCTGCTGGCGGCGACGTTCGGGACTTTCTTCGCCTCGACCGCGTTCCTGCTCAACCTCTTCCTCTACCTTCAGGATATTGGCCTCGGCGCGCGGATGGCGGCCCTCGGCATGACGCTGGTGTTCCTGACCGGCCTGTTCGGCAAGGTGCTGGTGGGCGCGGCGGCGGAGCGTTGGGGGACCAACCGGGTGTGGAATTCGCAGCAGATGCTGCTGCTCGCGGGCGCCTTGCTGCTCAGCCTTGGCGGGCCCATGATCGCGTTTGCAGGGCTGGTGCTGCTCGGCGCAGGGTGGGCCGGGTGCTACGTCCTGACCCAGGTGGTCATCGCTAATTCGTTTGCCGGACCACGGCTGGGCCAGATGACGGGCGCCTTCATCGTCTTTGAATCGATCGCCTCGGGCTCGGGCGTGTTCGTGGCGGGGCGGCTGTTCGATCTGTTCGGCAGCTACCGCCCGGGCTTTCTGATCTGCGCCGCGCTCATTGCCGGTGCCGCGCTGGCAGCCTTCCTATTCCGCCGCCTCGTCGAAGGCGGGCATGCCGTTGCCCATCGCGAAGAGCCCGTCGGCGATCCTGGCTGA
- a CDS encoding SDR family NAD(P)-dependent oxidoreductase has translation MKKALILNAASPEGVHAATALADHDLTILDTGLPDQASWEDFATKAEAQGLRFDTIVHCPRGGTGPDGVEEEILSAWLTAKFANRLCTPGEPALITLLRRADGPAAIDADAAANGIRYATWSAMLDASRRDVHLRSNRLILAPGTAPAQIVAALQMLTDMRESFVAGADIALEPAPDAQGTTSLAGKAFLVTGATSGIGRASAIEIGRQGGFVFVGGRKPNLAEETLALVREAGGDGAFIRLDVTDASAWEAAAATIRETQGALHGLVNNAGEAKNLPIEDLDEDVPRFLVHLNYGGCRRGMDALLPLLEEGRGSVVNVASVAGMRAGFGGSAYGASKAAMIGLSQSYDRELAAQRKVRVNAIQPGLIWSESVTDSLGEDGARQFRAMIEGKTPIGRVGTPDEVGRFVAFLVSDAAAGIHGQALPVSGGLELVHP, from the coding sequence GTGAAGAAGGCCCTCATCCTCAACGCCGCGAGCCCGGAAGGTGTCCACGCGGCAACCGCGCTTGCCGACCATGACCTCACCATCCTCGACACGGGCCTGCCGGACCAGGCCTCCTGGGAGGACTTTGCCACCAAGGCCGAGGCGCAAGGACTGCGCTTCGACACCATCGTCCATTGCCCGCGTGGCGGGACAGGCCCGGACGGTGTCGAGGAGGAAATCCTCTCGGCCTGGCTCACCGCGAAGTTTGCCAACCGGCTCTGCACGCCAGGCGAACCTGCGCTCATCACCCTCCTTCGCCGTGCAGACGGCCCCGCCGCCATCGATGCCGATGCCGCCGCAAACGGCATCCGCTACGCCACCTGGTCGGCGATGCTCGATGCCTCCCGGCGCGATGTCCACCTGCGCTCGAACCGGTTGATCCTTGCGCCCGGCACGGCCCCTGCGCAGATCGTCGCGGCCCTCCAGATGCTCACCGATATGCGCGAGAGCTTCGTCGCGGGCGCCGACATCGCGTTGGAGCCCGCGCCCGATGCGCAAGGCACGACCTCGCTCGCCGGAAAGGCTTTTCTCGTTACCGGGGCGACCTCGGGGATCGGCCGGGCGAGCGCCATCGAGATCGGCCGCCAGGGCGGTTTCGTCTTCGTGGGCGGGCGCAAGCCCAACCTTGCCGAGGAAACGCTGGCCCTCGTGCGCGAAGCCGGAGGCGACGGGGCCTTCATCCGCCTCGACGTGACCGACGCCTCGGCCTGGGAGGCCGCCGCTGCGACCATTCGCGAGACCCAGGGCGCACTCCACGGCCTCGTCAACAATGCAGGCGAGGCCAAGAACCTGCCCATCGAAGACCTTGACGAGGACGTGCCGCGCTTCCTGGTTCATCTCAACTACGGCGGGTGCCGCAGGGGCATGGATGCCCTTCTCCCGCTTCTTGAGGAGGGGCGCGGTTCGGTCGTCAACGTCGCGAGCGTCGCAGGGATGCGGGCCGGCTTTGGGGGATCGGCCTATGGCGCCTCGAAGGCCGCGATGATCGGCCTTAGCCAAAGCTATGATCGGGAACTGGCCGCGCAGCGCAAGGTGCGCGTCAACGCCATCCAGCCGGGCCTGATCTGGAGCGAGAGCGTGACCGATTCCCTGGGCGAGGACGGCGCACGCCAGTTCCGCGCGATGATCGAGGGCAAGACCCCGATCGGACGCGTGGGCACACCCGACGAGGTGGGGCGCTTCGTCGCCTTCCTCGTCTCCGATGCCGCCGCCGGGATCCACGGCCAGGCGCTGCCGGTATCGGGCGGGCTCGAACTCGTTCACCCCTGA
- a CDS encoding cupin domain-containing protein — protein MSAEAPPELAYDISQCVHRADLVPEALSPWDGPELPGLVLRRLTDGSLRSALATPAQGWQTMSARADGALTQLFVLAGQVRIGATVLGPYGFAVLPGDRPLEVEVLADSEWIFIVDAPVEGTSPEPVLHADCRAIDPFVPVIEGRRLDGFERRVLWLDPRSGADTRLLKVPPRFGGVGGGNWHPVEEEIFCIEGDIQPDDTRPMRAGSFLWNPARSIHGFNERTEGGCMLLEWHDGPWDLHLA, from the coding sequence GTGAGCGCTGAAGCCCCCCCCGAACTCGCCTACGATATCTCGCAGTGCGTCCACCGCGCGGACCTCGTGCCTGAAGCCCTGTCGCCCTGGGACGGCCCGGAATTGCCGGGCCTGGTCCTGCGCCGCCTCACCGACGGATCCTTGCGCAGCGCGCTGGCCACACCCGCGCAAGGCTGGCAGACGATGAGTGCACGGGCGGACGGGGCCCTGACCCAGCTCTTCGTGCTCGCAGGCCAGGTGCGGATCGGCGCAACGGTGCTTGGGCCCTACGGCTTCGCGGTGCTGCCCGGCGACCGGCCGCTGGAGGTGGAGGTGCTGGCCGACAGCGAGTGGATCTTCATCGTCGATGCGCCCGTCGAAGGTACCTCGCCCGAGCCGGTGCTGCACGCCGATTGCCGCGCGATCGATCCGTTCGTGCCGGTGATCGAGGGGCGCCGGCTCGACGGCTTCGAGCGCCGCGTCCTCTGGCTTGATCCGCGCAGCGGGGCGGATACGCGCCTGCTCAAGGTGCCGCCGCGTTTTGGCGGCGTGGGTGGGGGCAACTGGCACCCGGTTGAGGAGGAAATCTTCTGCATCGAGGGCGATATCCAGCCCGACGACACCCGGCCCATGCGGGCAGGCTCGTTCCTGTGGAACCCGGCCCGCTCGATCCACGGATTCAATGAGCGGACCGAGGGGGGCTGCATGCTCCTGGAATGGCACGACGGGCCCTGGGACCTGCACCTGGCTTAA
- a CDS encoding helix-turn-helix domain-containing protein, whose product MPEFVASPAASPAGTEPFRGKDVIQSLSRSINVIQAINRYGSLGLTEISSAAGIPYPTAYRIVNTLIEEGLIEREPTRKRYRPTALIQTLSCGFQNHDRLVNVARPLIQCFTRDHHWPLSVVTRVGSKMVVRDSTSTQTTLTFNNYYPGWQVPLLASASGQVFFSFSDEAEQAELLSQSQRIHEPLDTVILRDFQSGKAQVRIRECGYAAVARTPYSATPGKTSSIAVPIFDGRGDLLGALAFVYFANSMPLSQAIERYLEPMLGVSARIADGLFAMGNGMPAFDEAAE is encoded by the coding sequence GTGCCTGAATTCGTCGCTTCGCCCGCCGCGTCCCCCGCCGGAACCGAGCCCTTCCGGGGCAAGGACGTGATCCAGTCGCTCTCGCGCTCGATCAACGTGATCCAGGCCATCAACCGCTACGGATCACTGGGCCTCACCGAAATCTCGAGCGCGGCGGGTATTCCCTATCCGACCGCCTATCGCATCGTGAACACCTTGATCGAGGAAGGCCTGATCGAGCGCGAACCGACCCGCAAGCGGTACCGCCCGACCGCGCTTATCCAGACGCTCTCGTGCGGTTTCCAGAACCATGATCGCCTGGTGAACGTGGCGCGCCCCCTGATCCAGTGCTTTACGCGCGATCACCACTGGCCGCTCAGCGTCGTGACCCGGGTGGGAAGCAAGATGGTGGTGCGCGATTCGACCAGCACGCAGACCACGCTCACCTTCAACAACTACTACCCCGGCTGGCAGGTGCCTTTGCTGGCGTCGGCCTCGGGGCAGGTCTTCTTCTCGTTCTCGGACGAGGCCGAACAGGCCGAGCTGCTCTCCCAGTCGCAGCGCATCCACGAGCCGCTCGACACCGTGATCCTGCGCGACTTCCAGAGCGGCAAAGCGCAGGTCCGCATCCGCGAATGCGGCTATGCAGCGGTCGCGCGCACGCCCTATTCGGCAACGCCGGGCAAGACCTCCTCGATCGCGGTGCCGATCTTCGATGGGCGCGGCGATCTGCTGGGCGCGCTGGCCTTCGTCTACTTTGCCAATTCGATGCCGCTCAGCCAGGCCATCGAACGCTACCTGGAACCCATGCTCGGGGTCTCAGCCAGGATCGCCGACGGGCTCTTCGCGATGGGCAACGGCATGCCCGCCTTCGACGAGGCGGCGGAATAG